AATGAAATTGCATAAATCTCTGTCTTTAGAAGAAAATATGAATCGTGCTATAAACAAAACAATGAGCAGAACTCTCATAACTGGATTTACAACAATACTAACCATAATTATACTATTAATATTTGGTGGCGAAGTTTTACGAGGTTTTGCTTTCGCTTTGTTTATTGGTATGATAACTGGAACTTATTCTTCAATTTTTGTGGCGAGTGCTTTTGTGCTCGAAGTAGCAAATAGAACTAATCGTAAAATTGAATTTTAATCCCCCCTGATTAGAGACGTCTTTACGGCGTCTCTTTTTTTATCTAACTTTCATTATAAGACAGGTTATATCATCATTCTGTTCTGCACCACCTATAAATTCATTTACACTTTCTTTAATTTTTTCTAAAATACTTTCAGGTTCATCTTTGGAATTTTCTAAAACTAATTTTTCAAGTCGTTCGTCGGTATATTCTTCAAAATTTTTATTCATCGCTTCGGTTATACCATCTGTAAACATAACAATTACATCATCACTTTCAAGTTGAATGGTTTCGGAAACGTATGTAACTGTAGTGGGAAGAAAACCAAGAATCATTCCCCCTTTCTTTAATTTTGTAATTGTTGAATTTCTTATCAACAAAGGTGGATTATGACCTGCATTAACATAGGTTAATTGTTTGGTTGAATTCTTAAAAATACACCAGAAAAATGTTATAAAATTTCCCATCATTGTATTTTCTACAACTAAGTCATTAATCAAATTAGTTGCTTCGTTCAAAGGAAGTTTTTGTTTACAAATAGATTTTAAAAATGCCTGTAAATTTGCCATTAAAAGTGATGCAGATACTCCCTTCCCAGATACATCTGCTATGGCTATAAGAACATTGTCATCATCCAGTTTAACAATGTCATAATAATCTCCACCAACAATTTTTGCAGAAATATTATAAGCCACTAAACTTAAATTTGATAGTTCAGGAATTGTTTTTGGTAAAAGATTCTTCTGAATATTTCGAGCTGTCTCAAGGTCTCTTTCCATTCTTTGTTTTTCGAGCATCTCTTTAAATAGTTTAGCATTTTCAATCGAGAGAATTGCTAAACTACCAAGTGAAGAAATAAATTCGATATCTGTTTGTGAATATGGCAGATTATTTTTTCTTTTACCAAGTAATATTAATCCTTTAGTTTCACCTTTTATTTGCATTGGTACAATTAATTCAATACCAGCATTATAAATTGTAGAATAATTTTTCTTTAATTCATTTGAAAGAACTGGTTTATCAAATTTATTTGCCAGACATTCATTCAAAAAAGTTTTTAAGTTATTTTCATTAAAGCTACTTTCAAGAAAAGTATAATTATCTTTTTCACAAACTATAACAGCATAATTCGATACAAGCAGATGACCAATCAACGTATAAACTAAAAGTTTCCCAATTTTATCTGGTTGAAGTATTCCACTGAATTCTTTACTTAAATCAAAAAGAGATTTTAGTTGATTAACTTTGGTATCTAATTCCCTATTTACACTTTTGAGTTTATTTACAATAAGAGAATTTTCAATAGCAGTAGCTCCTACATTAAGGATTGTTTTTAAAAATTCTTTATCGCTTTCATCATAAGGAAGATTAGTAAACTTTTTACCTAATATTAAAATTCCTTTTACACCTGCAGAAGAATTTATTGTTTGTAAAATTTCAAAACTATTAGAAATTAGATATTCATTAAATTCTTGTTTGTTATAAATTTCTTCGACTTTTAGAGCTGGAAAAGATTTTATTACATTTTCCGATACACCTTTTGATGCTTTAACTTCTAAAATCAATGAATCATTAACCAGTGCTATTATTCCTTTTGTAGTATGAAATTTACCAAGGCATGTAAGCAGGATATTATTTAATGTAAAATCTAAATCAAGACTTGAGTTTATAAGATTACTAAAGTCTATAAGGGCTGAAAGATTTCTTAAGGCTGTAGTATTATCTAATTTTTGCATTTCTTAATTTTCAAGCGATTTAACCAAAACCACCTGATTTTTATTATCCCCGAGAGTAGAATAAATTACTTCGTCCATTAATTTTTTCATAAGATACATTCCCAAACCACCAACTTTTTTTTGTTTGTAATATTCTCTTACGTCAGGCTCTGGAATAGTATCTGGATTAAAAGTTTTTCCGTGATCTATTATTGTTACAATAAATTTCCCATTATTTACTTTTATAGAAATGTTAATAATTCCATCAGGAGAATAATTATAGGCGTGCTTAATAATATTTGTACATGCTTCGTCTACTGCTAATACTATTTTTTCAATAGTATCTTCAGAGAATTTACATTCTACTGCTGCATTTTTTGTAAATTCCCTTACCTTCGATAGATTCTCTGTAGTACTCTCTACAACAAGTATTTTTTCAAAATTTTTTTTCAATTGATTCAAGACTTTTCCTGATCTATAAATTTTTTTATTGCTTCTTTTTCGTCTTTATAAAATTCATACAATAGTGGAAATCCAAGTAAATCAAAGATATTATATACATTGTCTTTAAGATTAGTAAATTTTATATCACCATTATTCTGACGCATGGTTTCAATATATGCCATAAAAACACCAAGACCTGCACTGCTTATATAATTTAGTTCATTAAAGTTAACAACAACGCGAAAATTCTTTTCTTCTAAAAGCTTATTGAAAACACTTTCCAGCATTGGTGCTGTATGTGCATCAAGATAACCTTTAACATCAATTATGCTGACGGATTCAAATCGTCTAAGATTTACATTAAAATCTGCCATTTACTTCTCCAATTTTTTTCTTGATTTTAAATCAAGATATTATTTTTTATTTGAGTTCCACCTGAAAAGTACAAGAGTAATATCATCGTGTTGTGTATTATCTTTTGAGAACAATGTTAAGTCTTTTATAATTTCGTTTGATATTTCATCAATAGATTTACAACAATTTTTTTGAATTATACTTTCAAATCTATCATAGCCATAATCTTTATATTCTGCATTCTTAGCTTCTGGTATACCATCCGAGTAAAATGCAACAATATCTCCATCTTTAAGCTTAATTTGCATTTCTTTTAAAGTATTTCCAAATACATTTGCATAGTCAAGTCCAAGTCCAATACCTGATGGAAGTAATCTTTCAGTCTTATTTTGTGAACAATAAATTGCAGGAGGATGCCCTGCTCTTACAAAATTCAGAATACCATTTTTTTTGTCTATTATTCCATAAACAGCAGTAATAAAACTTTTTTTATCAAGACTTTTTTTAAGAATATCATTTATTTTTATTAACATTTCTCTTGGTTCAAAAATTATTTTCGATAATGATTCAAAAATTCCTTTAATCTCTGCCATAATAAATGCAGCAGTTATTCCTTTACCAGAAACATCTGCAACAGCAAAACCAAGGTTATTCTCATCAAGTTCAAAAAAGTCATAATAATCTCCACCTACTTCGAATGCTGGTATAAATAATGCAGATATTTCCAACTCACTTGATGAAGGAATTTTATGAGGAAGAATTTTTCTTTGAACATCTCTTGCTACATCAAGTTCTTTTTCTAATCTTTCTTTTTCAATTGATTGAGCAATTAACTTAGCATTCTCAAGTGCAACAGCAGCATAATATGCAAATGCTTGGATTGAACGTTTATCTTCTTCGTCAAAATTTATTTCGTGTTTTCTTGCAGCAAATAAATAACCATTTATATTTCCATGTACTTTTAGAGGTGCAATTGCAATGGATTTATATTCAATTGGAGTTTCCTGAAATAATTGATTTAAATAACTATAATCCAGTATTTGAACATCATCAATAAGTTTAATCTTTTGAAGCGTTACTTTTGTAATGTTATCTGCATCAACATAAGCAATATTTTTAACTGAATTTAATTCATAATTATTTTCTTTTATAGTAATCAGCCAGGCAGAATACGAGTTACATACTTTTGTAGTTATTGAAGTAATTGTATCTGCAAGTTCTTTAAAGTCAAAAACCTGTGTAATTAATTTCGTCAAATCCATAAGTGAAGAAACTTCTTCAGATTTTCTATCGAATGCTGCAGCTGTAGGTAAGTGAAACAAAGTGGTAAAAAATATTATTCCAAAATAAATCATACCATAAATCATAACTAAACTATAAATGGAATAAAATCCAGATGAAAAATTAAAAAGTAAAATTTTTGCTGGTGCGTTTTCTGTAAGTAAAGAAAAGTTAAGTCCAAAAAGAATTGAAAGAATAATTGATATAACTAATAAATAGACCTTTTGCTTTTTAGTAAGAAATGCAATCCAGGAAACTTTTAAGGAATTCAAGCAAATCAAAACTATTGAAACAACATAAAAAGCATCGTGAATATAATCATAAGATGCATTTACAGGATTTAGATCCGAAATAAAAGTTAAAGAAAAAAATGCCAGCATGGTATTGAAGTAAATTGATTGATCTTTAACCTGTCTCAAAAAAAATAATGTTCTGAATGTTGAAAAAATATAGATAGCAACAATTACAAAAACAAAATCAATGGCTATAAATATTAATGAATTGAAAAAATTTGATTGAACACTATCCTGCACGCTTTTCCCGAGAAGTGCATTTGATACAGAAATAACAAAGAATATGAGTGCTCCTAAAATTCCAGTATTTAATACTAAAGAAAGTGGAGTTTCCTTTTTAGTTTCTACTATTGTATTCACATAATTGAAAAGAAAATAAAGAACACCAAAAACCAGCAGTTCATTTATTATAAATGGAATTAAAGAAGTGTTGATGGGTATAACAAGTTTATAAACTACAAGTAATATCGATATAATAATCGTATTCTCTAATTTATTAGCTAAATATATTTTTGAATTCAATTTACTTATAGTATACATAATTATACTGAAATTAGTTGATCACTTTTTTAATTACTTTCTAAATTTTTTATTAATAGAATCTGAATAATCGTTTTCAAATTGTTTTACCATCGAATCTATTTTTTTACCGAACTCTTCCCAATCTTTTGTTTTTTCAAATGCTTTTGATTGTTTATTTATAATATCGACGGGGTTTATGAATTTAAACTCTTTTATTTTTTTTGTTTCTTCTTTCCTTTCATGACTCTTAATTTTAATATTTAATTGTTCATTAAGTTTTTTTAAGGCTATATCTAATTCTTTCATTTGCACTTCGACATTTTCATTAAAGTCTGGAATCATGTTCTTTAGTTCAATCGGGATATTAATTATTATTTTATTTGAATCAACAATGGAAGATAATTTTTTCAATTTATGTTCATTCATATCAAAATTTAATTCAACACTTATTTCTTTACTATGTTGATTCCCGAGTTGTGGAAATCTAATATCTCCACTTAAATAAAGCTTTGATGTATCGGGTACAAAAGATTTTTTAAAGATTGAATCGGGGGTTATAAAAATATATTCTTTGTAAGGTCTTTTTCTAATTTTAGAAATAAATTCAGTTATATTAATTTTATTCCGAATATCATGATTAAATATTTTTTCGAGATTAACTCGGTTTAGTTTCAATAAATAATTTATTAAATCGGCAGCAACAACTTTTTGTAAATCTATTAATTTTGGATTTATAGCCAGTGTGTTTTTATCGTTTGCCAATATTGAAACAGTAATATCGTTCTTATACGAATTCAGTATTGAATCGATATCTTCTTTTTCTTTTTTGTTAATTCCAAGGTCTTTAATAAATCGTTCATAATTTTCAGTATTTTTATTAAAAGGTAGAGTCTTTATTTCAAATACTGTTTTATTTTTATCGTCTTCTGTAATTAAAAGTACTTTATCTTTATTTTTATCGATAGGGATTGTATTGAATAAAGCAAAATTGAAAATATCTTCGGTAGTAATCTGCGATTTTGAAAAAATTGGATAAAGATTATCCATATAAAACGAAACTAAGTCTTTTTTCCCTTCTTCTATTAAGTTTCCAACTTTTTCTTTGTTATAACGAAATATTAGTATCAGTATTAAAGTTAGTAAAATAATTGGGGTTACTGGTAAATATTTCTTAACAATATTTTTTTCATTCAATTCAGAATTCATATCAAAATCTTAATTCTTTTTGAAATGGTTCTAAAATTATTCTTAAACTTTCTCGTGCTCTAAATATTCTTGATTTAATTACGCCAACATCAGTACCAAGTTGATCAGCTATTTCTTTATAACTAAGTCCATCAATATCTCTGAGAATGAGAGGTATTTTTAATTTTTCTGGTAATTTATCAATTGCCTTTCGCACTAATTGTGGAATATCAATATTTTCTGAAAAAGTACCAGATGAATATTCCCTATCGGAATCACTTAATGGAACAAAAATACTTCTAACCTTTTTTTTACGTAAATAATCTCTGCACTTATTAATTGTTATTCGATATAACCATGTTGTAAATTTAGATTCAAATCTAAACTCACGTAATTTATGATAGACACTTATAAAAACATCCTGAGAAATATCATCAATCCCTTCGGTATCACCAAGTGTAATAAAAATTAAATTTCTCACTTTATCTCTATGTTTAATTACAAGAGTTCTAAAAGTTGATTCGTCGCCATCAATAAAACTTTTTATCAGATCAAAATCTTCATTTTCAACAGCAGTATTTTCAAGTTTTTCATTATTTTGTTCTAAAGTCATACTTTTAGACGATAAATAAATAATAATGTTATATTAAAAAAATTTTAATAAGCTCTATCATTGAAAGTAAAAATATTTTATTTTTACAATAGTATTCAATAACTTAACTACCAATATATATAATTTATTTTTTATAATACCCAGCAAAGATTTTAATAATAATTTTATCAAAATATAGAATAAAAAATTAATACCAGGAGTAATTATGAAAATAAAAACTTATGAAAAATATGGAGCAGTAGTAATTGAACTCAAAGGAAATGTAATGGGTGGTCCTGAAGCTCAGGAATTTAGTAACCTATTACATAAACTATTAGATGAGGGGAAGAAAAATGTAGTTGTTGATTTAGCCGATTGTAAATTTATGAATAGTTCTGGATTGGGAATGTTAATCAGTGGTTATACAACAATGAAAAATGGAGGAGGAACTTTAAAATTAGCTAATGCCACAGAGAAAATTGAAAGTCTCCTTGTTATTACAAAATTAATAACAATATTTGAGCATTATACATCTGTTGAAGAAGCTGTCAAAAGTTTCAGTAATCAATAATAGGATTTGAATTCAACTGATGTAATTTTATCCTTCCTTTGAAATATTATACTGGAGTTAAAGAAAAATGAGTGTTACTGTAGTAGTTGGAAGTCAATGGGGCGACGAAGGAAAAGGTAAGATTGTAGATTTACTTTCAGAAAAATATGATATAGTCGTACGATATCAGGGCGGAGCTAATGCTGGTCATACAGTTAAAATTGGGGATAAACAATATATCCTTCATCTAATTCCATCGGGAATTTTAAGGGAAAATGTTATATGTGTTATAGGGAATGGTGTTGTAATTGATCCAAAAGCACTACTGGAAGAGATAGAGTTTTTAGAAAATAATGGCATCAGTATTAAAGGAAGATTATTTATAAGCCATAATGCACATCTGATAATGCCATATCATAAATTACTTGATTCAATAAGTGAAAGTGGAGCCGGAAAAATAGGAACTACAGGAAGAGGCATTGGTCCCTGCTATATTGACAAATATGCAAGAAAAGGGATAAAAATAGTTGACCTGTTAGACAAAGCAGTTCTTGAAGAGAAAATAAAATTTAATATTGAAGAAAAAAATAATTTATTGAAAAAAGTATATAATCACGAAGAATTAGATGTTAATCAAATTATTAAAGAATACCTTGAATTCGATAAAAAAATTGATCAGTATATTACTGATGTTCCATCTTATTTGAATAATGCAATTGCTGAAGGTAAATCAATATTACTGGAAGGTGCACAGGGTACTTTGTTAGATGTCGATTTTGGAACTTATCCTTATGTTACATCTTCCAATCCAACATCAGGTGGTGCATGTACCGGTACTGGTTTACCTCCTACTAAAATTATGTCTGTAATTGGAATTGTTAAGGCTTATACAACAAGAGTAGGACTTGGTCCTTTCCCAACTGAATTAACAGGCGAAGAAGGGGAAAGATTAAGAAAAACTGGACTTGAATACGGTGCAACTACTGGAAGACCAAGACGTTGTGGTTGGTACGATGCTTTTCTTGTAAATTATTCAAGAATGATTAATGGAATAGAAAGAGCCGCAATTACAAAACTTGATGTACTCAGTTACCTTGATGAAATTAAAGTTTGTATTGGTTATGAAATTAATGGGAAACGATTAAAATCCTTCCCTACAGATGTTAACCAGCTCATGAAAGTTAAACCTATATACGAAACATTACCTGGATGGAAAAAAGACATTTCCAGTATTACACGTTATGAAGATTTACCAGACGAAGCCAAAAATTATCTCTCTTTTATATCAGAACAGAGCGGCTTCGAAATTAGCATTATTTCGGTTGGACCAAGCAGACAACAAACTATTGAACTATAATTGCATTTTCACTATTATCTCCCAGAAAATATTCTTAATAAAATATCAATATGAAATTTTTTAAAAGCTCTTTTGCTTTTACATTAAAATTATTACTGCTAATTATTGGATCTTTAATAGCACTCGGCACCTGGTATTACACTCAAACACTTGTAAATAAACTTCAGAAAAGAGAAAAAGAAATTGTAGAACTTTATGCTAAAAGTCTCGAATACATTACAAGCACTACAACAATGGAAACTGATCTTACTTTTATATTTCAAAATATTATTCAAAGAATTGATTTCCCCTTAATATTAACTGACCAAAACCATCAGCTTATTTCAAGTGAAGTCGGGATAGGATATAAAAATATTGAAATAAAAAAAGGCTTATCAAAAACACAGATTAAAAAAATATTAAATGAGAAATTAGAAGAACTTAAAAGTAAACATCCTCCTATAAGTGTCAAAACACCAGATGGAAAAGTAATTCAATATTTATATTATGGCGATTCAGAAATAATAGAGAAGTTAAAATATTATCCATATCTTCAAATTTTGTTTGCCATCTTCTTTTTAATTATTGCATACTCAAGTTTTAATTACATAAGAAAAAATGAACAAAGCAGTATATGGGTAGGAATGGCTAAAGAAACTGCACATCAATTAGGAACACCTATTTCAAGTTTATTAGGCTGGAATGAAATATTAAGAATGAATTACGATAATCCAGATAAAGTTTTTGACATTGCAGAAGAAATTAAAAATGACCTTAATAGATTAAATAAAATTACAACCAGATTTTCAAAAATAGGTTCACAGGCAGATTTAAAAGATGAATCACCTTACGAAATTATTTTAAAAGTTATTCATTATTTTGAAAGAAGAATTCCACAATTAGGAAAAAATATTGTTTTATCGATTCATGGCGATAAAGAAGTAAAAGCAAAAATTAATCCTGAGTTATTTGAATGGGTTATAGAAAATTTAATAAAAAATGCACTCGATGCTATTGAAAATAAAGATGGTAAAATAGACTTTAATATTTATACTACAAAAAAGTTAGTACACATTGAAATCTCAGATACCGGAAAAGGTATAGAGCAAAACAAGAAAAAGGAAATTTTTAAGCCTGGCTATTCAACTAAAAAAAGAGGTTGGGGTTTGGGTTTAAGTCTATCAAAAAGAATTATAGAAAATTATCATAAAGGAAAAATCTTTGTTAAAGAATCAATTCCTAATAAAGGAACTACTTTTAAGATAATATTGAATCGAAGTAAAAGTGAAATATAAATCAATTGTTTTTTTAATTTTCCACTTTTAAAAAATTATTAACATTTTAAATAATTTTTTTAAAGAGATAAATTTTTCCTTTGCAATTTGTAAATGATTATTTATATTTGCATAGGAAAATCCCTCGACACAAAGGAATTGCCCTCGTTCCTGAGTGTCGGTAACCCTCCTAATAAAAGCATATCGAACTGGTATGGTGTCGCCCTCAGCCATACCAGTTTTTTTTTAAACTTATCAGCATTATTTTTTAAATCTAATTATCAAATTTTAAATTCTGGAGAACAATAATGGCTAATTCAAATAAAAAAAGACCATCATGGGATGAATATTTCCTGAAAGTAGCAATGCTTGTTTCCGAACGTGCTACCTGTCCTCGTATGCATTGTGGCTGTGTAATTGTTAAAGATAAACAAATCCTTTCAACCGGATATAATGGTTCAATTCCTGGAGATGATCACTGTGAAGATGTAGGTTGTATGATTGTTGATAATCATTGTGTGAGAACCATTCATGCAGAAATGAATGCACTACTTCAATGTGCTTTACATGGTGTTAGTACACAGGGGGCAACTGCCTATATAACAAATATGCCTTGTACTAATTGTGCTAAAGCCCTAATAGCTGCTGGTATTAAGGAAATTGTAATTTTTTCGGATTACCATGATACATTAGCCGAAGAGTTTTTTGCTAAAGCAAAAGTAAACATTAAAAGATTACCTATGCCTAATAGAGAAATTAACTACGACCTTGAGAATTATTCATCTGCTAAAAAATTAAAATAATAATTATTAATTGAAACAAAGTATTTAATAAGAATTATAAGTAATTGAAAATAAAAAGCATTATATTCAATTAAAAATTCTATTTCTATTTATGAAACTAACAAAAGATTATTTACAAAAATATTTCAAACCACAATATTATTTTAATCGCGATTTGAGCTGGCTGGAATTTAATCGAAGAGTGCTTGAAGAAGCATTAAATCCAAATTTACCACTATTAGAAAAAGTTAAATTTATCTCTATTTTCTTCTCTAATCTTGATGAATTTTATATGATACGTGTTTCTGGTCTCAAAGAACAAATTAGAGCTAAAGTTTTTGAAACTTCTATTGATGGATTAACTCCTATAGAACAACTCCATCAAATTGAAAATACATTAAGACCAATGCTTCAACAAATTTATCTTTACTGGAATAACTATATTATACCTGAGTTAAAAAAAAATAAAATCTACATATGTAAACTTGATGAGCTTTCAAAAGAAGAAAGAGAGGGATTGAATAATTATTTTATAAAGGAAATTTATCCTATTTTAACTCCACTTGCTTTCGATCCAGGAAGACCTTTCCCATATATTTCTAATCTTAGCTTAAGCTTGGCCATTTTAATTAAAAAGCCTACTGGTGAAAAACATTTTGCAAGAGTGAAAGTACCAAGCATTTTACCCAGACTATTACGGGTGGACAAACTTATCAAACATGATTCAAGAAATAATAATGGTAAAATTAAATTCGTCTGGATCGGAGAATTAATAAAATCAAATCTTAACATGTTATTTCCCGGTTTAGAAGTACTCGAAGCATATCTATTTAGAATTACAAGAAATACTGATCTTGAAATTCAAGAGGATGAAGCAGACGATTTACTCGAGCTTATAGAAGAAAATATAAGACAAAGAAAATTTGGTTCAGTAGTCAGATTAGAAGTTGAAAAGCAAATGCCTGATTATATGATTGATACTCTCATAGAAAATCTGGAAATAACTCGTGATGATTTGCACATCATCGATGGTCCTTTAGGACTAAGTGATGTTATGTTACTCTACGACTTAGCTCTCCCTCATCTGAAAGATAAACCGTTCTATCCTGTAA
This is a stretch of genomic DNA from Rosettibacter firmus. It encodes these proteins:
- a CDS encoding GAF domain-containing SpoIIE family protein phosphatase, whose protein sequence is MQKLDNTTALRNLSALIDFSNLINSSLDLDFTLNNILLTCLGKFHTTKGIIALVNDSLILEVKASKGVSENVIKSFPALKVEEIYNKQEFNEYLISNSFEILQTINSSAGVKGILILGKKFTNLPYDESDKEFLKTILNVGATAIENSLIVNKLKSVNRELDTKVNQLKSLFDLSKEFSGILQPDKIGKLLVYTLIGHLLVSNYAVIVCEKDNYTFLESSFNENNLKTFLNECLANKFDKPVLSNELKKNYSTIYNAGIELIVPMQIKGETKGLILLGKRKNNLPYSQTDIEFISSLGSLAILSIENAKLFKEMLEKQRMERDLETARNIQKNLLPKTIPELSNLSLVAYNISAKIVGGDYYDIVKLDDDNVLIAIADVSGKGVSASLLMANLQAFLKSICKQKLPLNEATNLINDLVVENTMMGNFITFFWCIFKNSTKQLTYVNAGHNPPLLIRNSTITKLKKGGMILGFLPTTVTYVSETIQLESDDVIVMFTDGITEAMNKNFEEYTDERLEKLVLENSKDEPESILEKIKESVNEFIGGAEQNDDITCLIMKVR
- a CDS encoding ATP-binding protein, which produces MNQLKKNFEKILVVESTTENLSKVREFTKNAAVECKFSEDTIEKIVLAVDEACTNIIKHAYNYSPDGIINISIKVNNGKFIVTIIDHGKTFNPDTIPEPDVREYYKQKKVGGLGMYLMKKLMDEVIYSTLGDNKNQVVLVKSLEN
- a CDS encoding STAS domain-containing protein — translated: MADFNVNLRRFESVSIIDVKGYLDAHTAPMLESVFNKLLEEKNFRVVVNFNELNYISSAGLGVFMAYIETMRQNNGDIKFTNLKDNVYNIFDLLGFPLLYEFYKDEKEAIKKFIDQEKS
- a CDS encoding GAF domain-containing SpoIIE family protein phosphatase, encoding MNSKIYLANKLENTIIISILLVVYKLVIPINTSLIPFIINELLVFGVLYFLFNYVNTIVETKKETPLSLVLNTGILGALIFFVISVSNALLGKSVQDSVQSNFFNSLIFIAIDFVFVIVAIYIFSTFRTLFFLRQVKDQSIYFNTMLAFFSLTFISDLNPVNASYDYIHDAFYVVSIVLICLNSLKVSWIAFLTKKQKVYLLVISIILSILFGLNFSLLTENAPAKILLFNFSSGFYSIYSLVMIYGMIYFGIIFFTTLFHLPTAAAFDRKSEEVSSLMDLTKLITQVFDFKELADTITSITTKVCNSYSAWLITIKENNYELNSVKNIAYVDADNITKVTLQKIKLIDDVQILDYSYLNQLFQETPIEYKSIAIAPLKVHGNINGYLFAARKHEINFDEEDKRSIQAFAYYAAVALENAKLIAQSIEKERLEKELDVARDVQRKILPHKIPSSSELEISALFIPAFEVGGDYYDFFELDENNLGFAVADVSGKGITAAFIMAEIKGIFESLSKIIFEPREMLIKINDILKKSLDKKSFITAVYGIIDKKNGILNFVRAGHPPAIYCSQNKTERLLPSGIGLGLDYANVFGNTLKEMQIKLKDGDIVAFYSDGIPEAKNAEYKDYGYDRFESIIQKNCCKSIDEISNEIIKDLTLFSKDNTQHDDITLVLFRWNSNKK
- a CDS encoding RNA polymerase sigma factor, whose product is MTLEQNNEKLENTAVENEDFDLIKSFIDGDESTFRTLVIKHRDKVRNLIFITLGDTEGIDDISQDVFISVYHKLREFRFESKFTTWLYRITINKCRDYLRKKKVRSIFVPLSDSDREYSSGTFSENIDIPQLVRKAIDKLPEKLKIPLILRDIDGLSYKEIADQLGTDVGVIKSRIFRARESLRIILEPFQKELRF
- a CDS encoding STAS domain-containing protein, encoding MKIKTYEKYGAVVIELKGNVMGGPEAQEFSNLLHKLLDEGKKNVVVDLADCKFMNSSGLGMLISGYTTMKNGGGTLKLANATEKIESLLVITKLITIFEHYTSVEEAVKSFSNQ
- a CDS encoding adenylosuccinate synthase, with the translated sequence MSVTVVVGSQWGDEGKGKIVDLLSEKYDIVVRYQGGANAGHTVKIGDKQYILHLIPSGILRENVICVIGNGVVIDPKALLEEIEFLENNGISIKGRLFISHNAHLIMPYHKLLDSISESGAGKIGTTGRGIGPCYIDKYARKGIKIVDLLDKAVLEEKIKFNIEEKNNLLKKVYNHEELDVNQIIKEYLEFDKKIDQYITDVPSYLNNAIAEGKSILLEGAQGTLLDVDFGTYPYVTSSNPTSGGACTGTGLPPTKIMSVIGIVKAYTTRVGLGPFPTELTGEEGERLRKTGLEYGATTGRPRRCGWYDAFLVNYSRMINGIERAAITKLDVLSYLDEIKVCIGYEINGKRLKSFPTDVNQLMKVKPIYETLPGWKKDISSITRYEDLPDEAKNYLSFISEQSGFEISIISVGPSRQQTIEL
- a CDS encoding sensor histidine kinase, which produces MKFFKSSFAFTLKLLLLIIGSLIALGTWYYTQTLVNKLQKREKEIVELYAKSLEYITSTTTMETDLTFIFQNIIQRIDFPLILTDQNHQLISSEVGIGYKNIEIKKGLSKTQIKKILNEKLEELKSKHPPISVKTPDGKVIQYLYYGDSEIIEKLKYYPYLQILFAIFFLIIAYSSFNYIRKNEQSSIWVGMAKETAHQLGTPISSLLGWNEILRMNYDNPDKVFDIAEEIKNDLNRLNKITTRFSKIGSQADLKDESPYEIILKVIHYFERRIPQLGKNIVLSIHGDKEVKAKINPELFEWVIENLIKNALDAIENKDGKIDFNIYTTKKLVHIEISDTGKGIEQNKKKEIFKPGYSTKKRGWGLGLSLSKRIIENYHKGKIFVKESIPNKGTTFKIILNRSKSEI
- a CDS encoding deoxycytidylate deaminase yields the protein MANSNKKRPSWDEYFLKVAMLVSERATCPRMHCGCVIVKDKQILSTGYNGSIPGDDHCEDVGCMIVDNHCVRTIHAEMNALLQCALHGVSTQGATAYITNMPCTNCAKALIAAGIKEIVIFSDYHDTLAEEFFAKAKVNIKRLPMPNREINYDLENYSSAKKLK